In a single window of the Nocardioides sp. L-11A genome:
- a CDS encoding helix-turn-helix transcriptional regulator, with protein sequence MATASSTVARILEQSGLSKSALAARSGVSRSMIDNYLKGTTQPSLAQATRLAEAAGLELEVTVRRRRRTVPEQFLAVLEFGDLFPRKPPRELPNLGPIWRDVARRAAGPRLADA encoded by the coding sequence ATGGCCACCGCCAGCAGCACCGTCGCCCGGATCCTCGAGCAGTCCGGTCTCTCCAAGAGCGCGCTCGCGGCACGGTCCGGTGTGAGTCGCTCGATGATCGACAACTACCTCAAGGGGACGACCCAGCCCAGTCTCGCCCAGGCGACGCGCCTGGCCGAGGCCGCCGGCCTGGAGCTCGAGGTCACCGTCCGACGCAGGCGGCGCACCGTCCCCGAGCAGTTCCTGGCCGTACTCGAGTTCGGCGACCTCTTCCCGCGCAAACCGCCGCGCGAGCTGCCGAACCTGGGGCCGATCTGGCGCGATGTCGCCCGCCGCGCCGCTGGTCCGCGGCTCGCCGATGCCTGA
- a CDS encoding nucleotidyl transferase AbiEii/AbiGii toxin family protein, with product MPDGPQPLLLRRLRAVHEALRDAGFDHAVGGAIALAVHVLEPRFTADIDLNVMADPEHPDAMLACLPEEIRIPDDASRTIARDGQIRLIWPSPDTPVDLFLPQHPTYHALVTERAEPVDFLGTDIKVMTATDLVVFKVLFDRSKDWVDIEALLENGAGDVTEAIGWLTEFLGTDPRIARLGALAWEIQQR from the coding sequence ATGCCTGACGGCCCCCAGCCCCTCCTCCTGCGCCGACTGCGTGCGGTCCATGAGGCCCTGCGCGACGCCGGCTTCGACCACGCGGTCGGCGGCGCCATCGCGCTGGCCGTGCACGTCCTGGAGCCGCGCTTCACCGCGGACATCGATCTCAACGTGATGGCAGACCCCGAGCATCCAGACGCCATGCTCGCCTGCCTGCCCGAGGAGATCCGGATCCCCGACGATGCGTCGCGGACCATCGCCCGGGACGGCCAGATCCGACTGATCTGGCCCTCCCCCGACACCCCCGTCGATCTCTTCCTGCCCCAGCATCCGACCTATCACGCACTCGTGACCGAGCGCGCCGAGCCCGTCGACTTCCTCGGCACGGACATCAAGGTGATGACCGCGACCGACCTCGTGGTGTTCAAGGTCCTCTTCGACCGCTCGAAGGACTGGGTCGACATCGAGGCGCTCCTGGAGAACGGCGCGGGTGACGTCACCGAGGCGATCGGCTGGCTGACCGAGTTCCTCGGCACCGATCCACGCATCGCGAGGCTGGGCGCACTCGCGTGGGAGATCCAGCAACGCTAG
- a CDS encoding LysE family translocator, whose product MSTAFLLTSLVIVATPGTGALYAIAAGLTRGARAGVLAAFAGTLGTVPHMLAAITGLAALLHASGVAFAAIKYAGVAYLLFMAWSTWRDRGVLTVDEEAAGARTGSTRAVLVSGVTLNLLNPKLTIFFFAFLPQFVPTGSGAVPAMLGLSAVFMAMTFVVFAVYGMCAAAVRDQVLARPRVVDRMRKLFASCFAVLAGRLAFESR is encoded by the coding sequence ATGAGCACCGCGTTCCTGCTGACCTCGCTGGTGATCGTCGCGACCCCGGGCACCGGTGCCCTCTACGCGATCGCCGCCGGCCTCACCCGCGGCGCCCGGGCCGGCGTCCTCGCCGCCTTCGCCGGGACCCTCGGCACGGTGCCGCACATGCTCGCGGCGATCACGGGGCTGGCCGCCCTGCTCCACGCCAGCGGGGTCGCCTTCGCCGCCATCAAGTACGCCGGCGTCGCCTACCTGCTCTTCATGGCCTGGTCGACCTGGCGCGACCGCGGCGTCCTGACCGTCGACGAGGAGGCCGCCGGCGCCCGCACCGGGTCGACCCGGGCGGTCCTGGTCTCCGGCGTGACGCTCAACCTGCTCAACCCCAAGCTCACCATCTTCTTCTTCGCGTTCCTGCCGCAGTTCGTGCCCACCGGCTCCGGCGCCGTCCCGGCGATGCTCGGGCTCAGCGCGGTGTTCATGGCGATGACGTTCGTGGTCTTCGCGGTCTACGGCATGTGCGCGGCCGCCGTGCGCGACCAGGTCCTGGCCCGGCCGAGGGTGGTCGACCGGATGCGCAAGCTGTTCGCATCGTGCTTCGCGGTGCTCGCCGGCCGCCTCGCGTTCGAGTCCCGCTGA
- a CDS encoding tetratricopeptide repeat protein, producing the protein MTATRPASDEGVTWTLDDVAAGLRELRAATGSPSYARIAERVVEARRARGLPEAECHVGRITVYDCFRDGRRRLDADLVAEIVTALGGDGASAGHWRQRSTAAQHRRDAAMVGTAIAPVPAPEEPSVERPELAAVLAAVEAGARVVVVDGLAGSGKSQLARRAAQALVASGRATGGLQVDLRGFHDDLPPVAAEAALTAAVRTLGGATAPAAQRVRRQQYAALLRRRPHVVVLDDAADEEQVRPLLVRAGPTVHLVTSRRALRPEGAAAITLGSFSPDESLQLLGAIAGTERVAAEPEAAAALAEASGHLPLAVSLVATRVAARDDWPLADLVAVADARRRGLRVDDAVAATLAATYGALSPAAQRLLRLLCAPPVEQLDETAVAAVAGTPAEDTDAALAELWRHHLLQRAAPYRLRIHPLVRTFALDRSHDEDRPRERTDAQHRLAHHLLALAWADHVHLRAGGGRPPPAGLELPELDAEEARRRIDRESDTLLLLAGLADGPLTHVLPDLARAIASRLDLWGRYADAQVLHERAWAVARAAGRPDAVLRARLDLGSTLVRLGDLDSGGEHLDAVHPRLEEAGLRVEAREALNSLAIIAAQQGRPAEAATLFRRCAELAAETGDLVGRALSLDNVAIVEHRLGNLTEAVRHHQLAQEVAARAGADAPRALSLVNVATLQLTLGDPEAALAAAEEGVRLAETVGHDPVRGYGLTAWGRALVGLGHPLEGLAHHDTALEIARRSGDRVLEASALCGLAVGRLVLTEYAAAHDGFTRAEEVAVAAGLLPERVRARRGLADTAAAAGDDTAAAAHLRAATELVDGAPETERAYLRAWLTGPG; encoded by the coding sequence GTGACCGCCACCCGCCCGGCCTCGGACGAGGGCGTGACCTGGACCCTCGACGACGTCGCCGCCGGCCTGCGCGAGCTCCGGGCCGCGACCGGCAGCCCGTCGTACGCACGCATCGCCGAGCGGGTCGTCGAGGCCCGCCGGGCCCGCGGCCTGCCGGAGGCGGAGTGCCACGTCGGCCGGATCACGGTCTACGACTGCTTCCGCGACGGCCGGCGCCGGCTCGATGCCGACCTGGTGGCGGAGATCGTGACCGCGCTCGGTGGTGACGGCGCGAGCGCCGGGCACTGGCGGCAGCGCAGCACCGCCGCACAGCACCGCCGCGACGCGGCCATGGTCGGCACCGCGATCGCGCCCGTGCCCGCGCCGGAGGAGCCGTCCGTCGAACGGCCCGAGCTGGCCGCGGTCCTCGCCGCGGTCGAGGCCGGTGCCCGGGTGGTGGTCGTCGACGGGCTGGCCGGAAGCGGCAAGTCCCAGCTGGCGCGGCGGGCGGCCCAGGCGCTCGTCGCCTCCGGGCGGGCCACCGGCGGTCTCCAGGTCGACCTGCGTGGCTTCCACGACGACCTGCCGCCGGTGGCCGCGGAGGCCGCACTGACCGCCGCGGTCCGCACCCTCGGCGGTGCTACGGCGCCGGCCGCCCAGCGGGTACGCCGCCAGCAGTACGCCGCGCTGCTCCGCCGGCGACCCCACGTCGTCGTCCTCGACGACGCCGCCGACGAGGAGCAGGTGCGCCCGCTGCTGGTCCGGGCCGGCCCGACCGTGCACCTGGTCACCAGCCGGCGCGCGCTGCGGCCCGAGGGCGCCGCCGCGATCACGCTCGGCTCGTTCAGCCCCGACGAGTCGCTGCAACTGCTCGGCGCGATCGCCGGCACCGAACGCGTCGCCGCCGAGCCGGAGGCGGCGGCCGCGCTCGCCGAGGCCTCCGGCCACCTGCCCCTCGCGGTGTCGCTGGTCGCGACCCGGGTCGCCGCACGCGACGACTGGCCGCTGGCCGACCTCGTCGCCGTGGCCGATGCCCGCCGGCGCGGGCTGCGGGTCGACGACGCCGTCGCGGCGACGCTCGCCGCGACCTACGGCGCGCTGAGCCCGGCTGCCCAGCGGCTGTTGCGGCTGCTCTGCGCACCGCCGGTCGAGCAGCTCGACGAGACCGCGGTCGCGGCCGTCGCCGGCACGCCGGCCGAGGACACCGACGCAGCGCTCGCCGAGCTGTGGCGACACCATCTCCTGCAGCGCGCGGCGCCGTACCGGCTCCGGATCCACCCGCTGGTGCGCACCTTCGCCCTCGACCGCTCCCACGACGAGGACCGCCCGCGCGAGCGGACCGATGCCCAGCACCGGCTCGCCCACCACCTGCTCGCCCTCGCCTGGGCCGACCACGTCCATCTGCGCGCGGGCGGCGGGCGGCCGCCGCCGGCCGGTCTGGAGCTTCCGGAGCTCGACGCCGAGGAGGCCCGCCGCCGCATCGATCGCGAGTCCGACACGCTGCTGCTCCTGGCGGGCCTTGCCGACGGACCGCTGACCCATGTGCTGCCGGACCTCGCCCGGGCCATCGCCTCCCGGCTCGACCTGTGGGGCCGGTACGCCGACGCGCAGGTCCTCCACGAGCGCGCCTGGGCGGTCGCCCGGGCCGCCGGCCGACCGGACGCCGTCCTGCGGGCCCGGCTCGACCTCGGCAGCACGCTGGTCCGGCTCGGCGACCTCGACTCCGGCGGCGAACATCTCGATGCCGTGCATCCACGGCTCGAGGAGGCCGGGCTCCGGGTCGAGGCCCGCGAAGCGCTCAACTCCCTCGCCATCATCGCCGCCCAGCAAGGGCGGCCCGCCGAAGCCGCCACGCTGTTCCGGCGTTGCGCCGAGCTCGCCGCCGAGACCGGCGACCTGGTCGGGCGGGCACTCTCGCTCGACAACGTCGCGATCGTGGAGCACCGGCTCGGCAACCTCACCGAGGCGGTGCGGCACCACCAGCTCGCGCAGGAGGTCGCCGCCCGGGCGGGCGCCGACGCGCCGCGGGCACTGAGCCTGGTCAACGTCGCGACCCTCCAGCTCACGCTCGGCGACCCGGAGGCGGCGCTGGCCGCCGCCGAGGAGGGGGTGCGGCTGGCGGAGACGGTCGGCCACGACCCGGTCCGCGGCTACGGCCTCACGGCCTGGGGCCGGGCACTGGTCGGTCTCGGCCACCCGCTCGAGGGGCTCGCCCACCACGACACCGCGCTGGAGATCGCCCGCCGGTCCGGGGACCGGGTGCTCGAGGCGTCGGCGCTGTGCGGGCTCGCCGTCGGCCGGTTGGTGCTCACCGAGTACGCCGCCGCGCACGACGGGTTCACCCGGGCCGAGGAGGTCGCCGTCGCCGCCGGCCTGCTGCCCGAGCGGGTCCGGGCCCGCCGCGGCCTCGCCGACACCGCCGCCGCGGCCGGTGACGACACGGCGGCCGCGGCGCACCTGCGTGCGGCGACCGAGCTGGTCGACGGCGCGCCGGAGACCGAGCGGGCCTATCTGCGCGCCTGGCTCACCGGACCGGGCTGA
- a CDS encoding alpha/beta hydrolase translates to MALHPQARAAAAEAAAQPPVNGPGYDIAAERERARAAALAQERPSVAEVRDVVAGGVPARLYLPEGYDAVVVHAHGGGFVFNDIDVHDAAVRRFANLSGTAVLSVDYRRPPEHRFPAAPDDLSAAVRWLDDQPELAALPTFVHGDSAGGNLALVTALRRPDRFTGVALIYPFLDPAAGFESYATGPEGFAPEEAAWYWQQYAAGPADLEHPDLAPLRSDALGTLPPTLVVTAEHDPLRDEGEHLVLLLAEAGVEVVGTRYLGQVHGFWRHTDVFDAAEPLMWQVAGWMRMHVGRAGRTPR, encoded by the coding sequence ATGGCCCTCCATCCCCAGGCGCGTGCGGCCGCCGCCGAGGCCGCGGCGCAGCCCCCGGTGAACGGTCCCGGCTACGACATCGCCGCCGAGCGGGAGCGGGCCCGCGCGGCCGCCCTGGCGCAGGAGCGCCCTTCGGTCGCGGAGGTGCGCGACGTCGTCGCGGGCGGCGTACCCGCCCGCCTCTACCTCCCCGAGGGGTACGACGCCGTGGTGGTGCACGCCCACGGCGGCGGGTTCGTGTTCAACGACATCGACGTGCACGACGCCGCCGTGCGACGGTTCGCGAACCTCAGCGGCACGGCCGTGCTGAGCGTCGACTACCGCCGCCCGCCGGAGCACCGGTTCCCGGCGGCGCCCGACGACCTGTCCGCGGCGGTGCGCTGGCTCGACGACCAACCGGAGCTGGCCGCCCTGCCGACGTTCGTCCACGGCGACAGTGCCGGCGGCAACCTGGCCCTGGTCACGGCGCTGCGCCGGCCCGACCGGTTCACCGGGGTCGCGCTGATCTATCCCTTCCTCGACCCGGCGGCGGGCTTCGAGTCCTACGCGACAGGTCCCGAGGGCTTCGCCCCCGAGGAGGCGGCCTGGTACTGGCAGCAGTACGCCGCCGGCCCGGCCGACCTCGAGCACCCGGACCTCGCCCCGCTGCGCTCCGACGCGCTCGGGACGCTGCCGCCGACGCTGGTGGTCACGGCCGAGCACGATCCGCTGCGCGACGAGGGGGAGCACCTGGTCCTGCTGCTCGCGGAGGCCGGCGTCGAGGTCGTCGGCACCCGCTACCTCGGTCAGGTGCACGGCTTCTGGCGGCACACCGACGTCTTCGACGCGGCCGAGCCGCTGATGTGGCAGGTCGCGGGCTGGATGCGGATGCACGTCGGCAGGGCCGGCCGCACCCCTCGCTGA
- a CDS encoding iron ABC transporter permease: MARRWTAGLLAVLLLSVVAGTALGAIHVPFGSVVQVVGHHLFLLPGEQTWSAPRDSIVWEVRLPRVILAAVVGAGLAVSGMALQAMVRNLLADPYLLGVSSGASTGAAAAILFGVTLGLGEHVLSASAFVGAIAASALVYVVARSAGRVTSTRLLLAGVAVGYALQAVTSFLIFASDSAEGARSVMFWLLGSLALAAWGQPLAVAVVVVLLAVAVLTVLGRQLDALAVGDETALALGVPPERFRTGLLVLVALCVAVVVSAAGAVGFVGLVVPHLARRAVGAAHTRAVPVAALMGAILLIWADVLARVLLAPQEIPIGIITAVVGAPFLLILVRRLQATAA; this comes from the coding sequence GTGGCGCGTCGCTGGACCGCCGGCCTGCTCGCCGTCCTCCTCCTCTCGGTGGTCGCCGGCACCGCCCTCGGCGCCATCCACGTCCCGTTCGGGAGCGTCGTGCAGGTCGTGGGGCACCACCTCTTCCTGCTGCCCGGCGAGCAGACCTGGAGCGCGCCGCGGGACTCGATCGTCTGGGAGGTGCGGCTCCCGCGGGTGATCCTTGCGGCGGTGGTCGGCGCCGGCCTCGCGGTGTCCGGCATGGCCCTGCAGGCGATGGTGCGCAACCTGCTGGCCGACCCCTACCTGCTCGGCGTCAGCTCCGGCGCCTCCACCGGAGCGGCCGCGGCGATCCTGTTCGGCGTCACCCTCGGCCTCGGCGAGCACGTCCTCTCGGCGAGCGCGTTCGTGGGCGCGATCGCCGCCTCCGCCCTCGTGTACGTCGTCGCCCGCTCCGCCGGGCGGGTGACCTCCACCCGCCTCCTGCTGGCGGGGGTCGCGGTCGGCTACGCCCTCCAGGCGGTCACCAGCTTCCTGATCTTCGCCTCGGACTCCGCCGAGGGTGCCCGCTCGGTCATGTTCTGGCTGCTCGGCTCGCTGGCCCTCGCCGCATGGGGCCAGCCGCTCGCCGTCGCGGTGGTCGTCGTGCTCCTCGCCGTCGCCGTGCTCACGGTGCTCGGCCGCCAGCTCGACGCGCTCGCGGTCGGCGACGAGACGGCGCTCGCCCTCGGCGTACCCCCGGAGCGGTTCCGCACCGGTCTGCTCGTCCTGGTCGCGCTCTGTGTCGCGGTCGTCGTCTCGGCCGCCGGTGCCGTCGGCTTCGTCGGCCTCGTGGTGCCGCACCTGGCCCGCCGGGCGGTCGGCGCCGCGCACACCCGCGCGGTCCCGGTGGCCGCCCTCATGGGCGCGATTCTCCTCATCTGGGCCGACGTCCTGGCCCGGGTGCTGCTCGCGCCGCAGGAGATCCCGATCGGGATCATCACCGCGGTCGTCGGCGCCCCCTTCCTGCTCATCCTCGTCCGCCGTCTCCAGGCCACCGCGGCCTGA
- a CDS encoding GNAT family N-acetyltransferase, whose amino-acid sequence MGGGYDVWFTEDAAEFLARAGEHLAADPVTGTVVSTISHRVRDHGRGELPHCWFAVVTGPDATITGIAMRTAPFAPYPVYLLAMPDDAAVALADAVRARGEDVGGATGLRPAADRFLAAIAAAGGGRVEQHLHHRLFELGTLVDPRPVPGRLRAVHPGEADLALAWIHRFFADADEQAGRAAGHLAEASAFGPEEVARKLAEGVLWFWVDADDRPVHLTGANPPSYGVVRIGPVYTPAEERGRGWAGAAVAEVARLLRAHGHRVTLFTDQANPTSNALYQALGFRAVADTVQLVLR is encoded by the coding sequence ATGGGCGGCGGGTACGACGTCTGGTTCACCGAGGACGCGGCGGAGTTCCTGGCCCGAGCGGGGGAGCACCTCGCCGCGGATCCAGTGACGGGCACGGTCGTCAGCACCATCTCCCACCGGGTCCGCGACCACGGCCGGGGCGAGCTCCCGCACTGCTGGTTCGCCGTCGTGACCGGCCCGGACGCGACGATCACCGGGATCGCGATGCGCACGGCGCCCTTCGCGCCGTACCCGGTCTACCTGCTCGCCATGCCCGACGACGCCGCGGTGGCCCTGGCCGACGCCGTCCGGGCGCGCGGGGAGGACGTCGGCGGCGCGACCGGGCTGCGGCCCGCCGCCGACCGCTTCCTCGCCGCGATCGCCGCGGCCGGGGGCGGCCGGGTCGAGCAGCACCTGCACCACCGGCTCTTCGAGCTCGGCACGCTCGTCGACCCGCGTCCGGTGCCGGGTCGGCTGCGTGCGGTGCACCCCGGCGAGGCGGACCTCGCGCTCGCCTGGATCCACCGGTTCTTCGCCGACGCCGACGAGCAGGCCGGCCGCGCTGCCGGTCACCTGGCGGAGGCGAGCGCCTTCGGGCCGGAGGAGGTCGCGCGCAAGCTGGCCGAGGGGGTGCTGTGGTTCTGGGTCGACGCCGACGACCGGCCGGTCCATCTGACCGGCGCCAACCCGCCGTCGTACGGCGTGGTGCGGATCGGCCCCGTCTACACGCCGGCCGAGGAGCGGGGCCGGGGCTGGGCCGGGGCCGCGGTCGCCGAGGTCGCGCGGCTGCTGCGAGCGCACGGCCACCGGGTGACCCTGTTCACCGACCAGGCGAACCCCACCTCGAACGCGCTCTACCAGGCGCTGGGCTTCCGGGCGGTCGCCGACACGGTGCAGCTCGTCCTGCGGTGA